DNA from Triticum aestivum cultivar Chinese Spring chromosome 7D, IWGSC CS RefSeq v2.1, whole genome shotgun sequence:
TAGAGTGAAGTGCGACAAAAGATGATGCAAACTACGGCCACATAACATACTTTCAGATTTTAGATGCAGTAGGCAGTGTGGTTCTCCAAATCACGAGGTAAAACTATTTGGGGGACGCTTCCGAAAAAAATTCCCAGGGAATCGCACTTGGACTGGACTGGATAGGCCTTCAAAATCTTGATTTGACTGATGGAAGACACTGCAAAATAAATATTGATGGACTAGTGTGACATTCTGCCGGAGCACGTCAATCATACATCACcatctttcttcttcctttgttgaAGTTCAAAAGTACTGACGTTGCCGATAATTTGGACGAACTAAGCTGAAGAAGCCTGGGCGGCAGTTAAGCTGCAGACTGCTGCTGGTAGTCGGGTATACGGTCTCCAATGTCTGGTTTCTTGGGTCATAGTACCCCAGTGCTCTTCCAGTGTCAAGTAAGATACGTCCGACATCGTCAATAGCCAACGGAATCACGAGCCTCGCTTCTGTTCTCAGTGAGAAGTCTGGCCACTGTCCAAGCTGTATCCAGTGCTCTCTTGTCCATCCTCGGCCATCATTAAGTGTACCTGGCTCCTGCTTGCGCCATATGGTCATCGTCTCTGTATTTGGGCAAATGTGCACGACACGAACCTGCCCGGTGAGCTCCGCCACGAGCATCCTACCACTGTCGCCCATGGTGAGTGGTGCTGGTAGGACATCGAAAGACTCGTTGCAGATGTCAAACACAAGAATTGATGAGCAGCCCGCACTGAATCGTGACTCCCCCATCCAGTACATCTTGCCCCCTGCATAGACCGGTGGCACATCGACGGTCACCGGGATCGGTGGCGAAGGAGCCACCATCTTCGTCACGCAATCCGTTAGCCTCCGGATGCTGCACCCCATAGTGTAGCTCCCAGTGTCAAAGTTGCGTGATTTATAGGCAAGAACCACGATGATATGCTCCTCCCTCAATAGGTCGTACCCCAAGCCAACGCAACCGGGGTGAGCAGCAGCAGCGTCTGATGGCTGCTTAAAAGGCAAACTGCAATGGAAAACCTGTGCTCCAGTGACAGGGTTGCACACGTGAACACCATAGTTGTTGTGGGCTATGAGGAGGAGGCCATGGCAGGGCTTCGAGCTCACCACCCTGCGATGTAGCTGCTGCATTTGGCATGCCAGTTTCAGGTCGTTCAGGCAAGAATCCAGTGAGGCGAACTGCCAGTCATAAGGCATGGAGGAGAGGACAACACGGGCAAAGGAGCTCCTGCCTGTGTGCTCGTAGTGCAGCCTGATGAAGCGGCCAGACTCGATGATGGCGCGCCAGGTCCGACATACGCACTTGAGCCGCCCAAGGATGCGGGCTGGTAGCCGACGCAGCACCTGCGCCAGAACCTGCAAGGACTTGGACGAGAAGATGATGTCCTCATGAGGCCGCCCGGTAGACTCGAGGCTTTCCTCATACGGTGCCGCAGGTCTCCGCGTCATGGAGTGATGAGTAATCATGCTGCCATCAGCGAGAAGGTCCTCGACATCTCCGTTTGCAGGGTCGTACACAACAAGTTGATGGGCACCCAAATTTTCCCTCCGGATATTGCAAGGCTCTGGCCTGAGCAGCACGCGGTTGCCATCATCAACGATGTCGAGCGGGATGACGCTCGTGGAGCATCTCAGTTGTGTTGCTGCTGGAGACGCCGCGTCCAGGTTGACGCGGCAATGTAGGTCCCAAGCGCCCGTCAGGGGGTCTCGCAGAATCCAGATGTCATATGAGCACACAGCGGAGATGTCTTTGAAGAGGCAAAGGCGCCCGCCGAGCTCTGTTATCCGCCAGTTCGTCGTGTCCATGTCTGGTGGCGGCAAAATCCCGAACACCTCATCGGCCATCGAGAATGACATGACGACCCTTTCGCCGGTGTAATTCTTGTGCGGCTGGGCGGCCCAGTACACCTGGCCCTGGGCAAAGACGCTCTGGTCGGTGCAGTAATTGGTTGCCCAGGCTAGCGGCATCGTCCTGGCGGCACCGGACGGCGCCCTCCAGTACCCTGTGGAGTCAAGCACGTAGACCTCGCACGCCGGAGGGAGCTCACCGCGGCAATAGAGGCGCACCACCTTGTGCTTCCGGATGCTTGGGTCGTAGCCGAGCCCGAGGATGGCATGGTTCTGCGGCCAGGCGCCGGACGCCTCCTTGCCCTCCGGGAGCGCCGTCACCTGGCCGGTGGACGGGTTGTAGACGTAGTGCCCGCGGGCCGGGCTGCAGGCCAAGAGCAGGTTCTCCCCTTTGGCCTCCAGCACGACGAGGCCGCGGCACTGGCGGGTGACGGCGGCAACGCGGCGGACGGCGACGAGGGGGCGGCGGGGCGACCACGCGTGCACGGTGGTGTCGTCGCCCGAGTCGGGGTCTGGGAGGAAGACGAGGCTGCGGGAGCCGTCCCGGCGGTTGGCGAGGCGGAGGTGGCGGTCGATGAAGCCGCTGGAGGAGAGCGCGGCAGCCCAGGCGCGGGAGAGGCAGCGGCAGCGCTGCACCGACTTGGCCGGCATCCGCGCGAAGATGTCCTCCAGCAGCTCGTCCGGAACGCGGGAGCCCGATTCCGCCGCCTTCTTGCACGGAGGAGCCATGGGCGCGGCGCCGTTGGGGAAGGCGGGGGTCGGGGACCCTACCTCGGTGGAGTGACGGAgagaatggcggcggcggcggcgtgatctACTCTGCTCCGTGGGTGAAGGATAGGAGGTGCGTCGGCCCACTTGCTGGGCTTATGCGGACTTACGTCAAATTGTTGGGCTGGTCAGAATCAAGGCCTGAGACATGTAACACGCTGAGGCAGAACGGGCATGCCGACAGAGGTTCTCTGTGCAGATTATACGGAAGAGGAAGTCAAATCCGCCCTGTTTCAGATGTTTCCTACACAAAGTCTCCGGGACCGGATGGATTTTCAGCTTATTTTTATCAACGCCATTGGGATGTGTATGGGGCCGGATGGATTTTCAGCTCATTTTTATCAACGCCATTGGGATGTGTATGGGGCTGAAGTGACAAAGGCTGTTCTCAGGATAGTAAGAGGGGAGGAAGACGCAGAGTGTATCAATGACACCCTTTTGGTCCTCGTACCAAAGGTAATGAGTCTAACCTTGCTTGCTCAGTTTAGACCTATCAACTTGTGCAATGTACTGTATAAGATTGCTTCGAAGGTGATCGCAAACAGGTTGAAGCAGGTTTTGCCAGACATCATCTCAGAGGAACAGTCCACTTTTGTTCCTGGTAGGCTCATATCTGATAACATAATTACGACTTACGAATGTTTGCATTTTATGAGAGGGAGTAAGTCAAAGAAAAACAGCCACTGTGCTCTCaagctggatatgatgaaagcttatgatagGCTTGAATGGGATTATCTCCAAGCAATGATGGAGAGGCTCGGTTTTGCTCAGCAGTGGATAAAGGTGGTAATGAACATGATCAAGTCAGTATCCTTCTCGGTTCTGTTTAATGGAGAAAAGTTGGAGGAGTTCAAACCTAGCAGAGGTATTCGGCAGGGAGATCCTATTTCCCCTTACCTCTTCTtgatagcagcagagggcctttcgtgcctactGAAATCAATTCCTCAGTCAACAGCATTCTCTGGAGCCCAGGTGGCACCGACAGCTCCGGTTGTCAACGACTTGCTCTTCGCTGATGATAGCCTGTTGCTGTTCAAGGCGAGTACAGAAGGGGCAGAGGTGGTATCAAACTTGTTGGAGACATACTGCAATGCATCGGGACAACGAGTGAATACTGAGAAGTCATCTATTTTCTTTAGTAAAGGATGTCCACAGGTGACAAGGGATGGGATTAAAAATACTTTGCAGGTTCATGATGAGCAGCTGAGTGATCGATATCTTGGGATGCCAACGGATGTGGGGCATGCAAAGAATGATACTTTCAAGTACCTATGGGACAGGGTGTGGGAGAAGATTAAAGGGTGGATGGAGAAATTGTTGTCATATGCTGGCAAGGAGGTTTTAATAAAGGCAGTGGCCCAGGCCATACCTGTATATTCCATGTCTTGTTTCAGGCTCCCTAGAGGAATTTGTGGAAGCATTACATCTCTGATTAGACAATTCTGGTGGGGAAGCAAGAGAGGGAAGAGGAAACCATGTTGGGTATCATGGGATATTTGCACAAAACCAAAGTACATGGGAGGACTTGGATTTCGAGATATTGATCTCTTTAATCTCTCTTTATTGGCAAGACAAGCATGGCGCATAATTCAGTCTCCGCTCACCttacactagtacaaaacagggctttcgtcacagggcaatattcacattagtcccggttcagtcacgaaccgggactaatgtgagcattggtcccggttcgtgcggctaaggcattagtcccggttcacctggaccctttagtcccggttggtgccacgaaccgggactaaagggtgcgatgcccattagtaccggttggtgccaccaaccgggaccaaaggacatgtgctgcccgcgtcgcggccaaagtttagtcccacctcgctagttgagagagctcgagagtggtttataagcgctgctgtgcccaccctctcgagctcctctca
Protein-coding regions in this window:
- the LOC123169180 gene encoding uncharacterized protein; translated protein: MAPPCKKAAESGSRVPDELLEDIFARMPAKSVQRCRCLSRAWAAALSSSGFIDRHLRLANRRDGSRSLVFLPDPDSGDDTTVHAWSPRRPLVAVRRVAAVTRQCRGLVVLEAKGENLLLACSPARGHYVYNPSTGQVTALPEGKEASGAWPQNHAILGLGYDPSIRKHKVVRLYCRGELPPACEVYVLDSTGYWRAPSGAARTMPLAWATNYCTDQSVFAQGQVYWAAQPHKNYTGERVVMSFSMADEVFGILPPPDMDTTNWRITELGGRLCLFKDISAVCSYDIWILRDPLTGAWDLHCRVNLDAASPAATQLRCSTSVIPLDIVDDGNRVLLRPEPCNIRRENLGAHQLVVYDPANGDVEDLLADGSMITHHSMTRRPAAPYEESLESTGRPHEDIIFSSKSLQVLAQVLRRLPARILGRLKCVCRTWRAIIESGRFIRLHYEHTGRSSFARVVLSSMPYDWQFASLDSCLNDLKLACQMQQLHRRVVSSKPCHGLLLIAHNNYGVHVCNPVTGAQVFHCSLPFKQPSDAAAAHPGCVGLGYDLLREEHIIVVLAYKSRNFDTGSYTMGCSIRRLTDCVTKMVAPSPPIPVTVDVPPVYAGGKMYWMGESRFSAGCSSILVFDICNESFDVLPAPLTMGDSGRMLVAELTGQVRVVHICPNTETMTIWRKQEPGTLNDGRGWTREHWIQLGQWPDFSLRTEARLVIPLAIDDVGRILLDTGRALGYYDPRNQTLETVYPTTSSSLQLNCRPGFFSLVRPNYRQRQYF